The proteins below come from a single Notamacropus eugenii isolate mMacEug1 chromosome 7, mMacEug1.pri_v2, whole genome shotgun sequence genomic window:
- the LOC140513298 gene encoding olfactory receptor 4F4-like, translated as MAEANHSAVSEFVLLGLCDSWELQIFFFILIFVLYLVIVIGNIFIMVLVIIDSHLHSPMYFLLANLSFVDLWLSSVTTPKMITDLLKENKTISFGGCMCQILFVHFVGGGEMVLLVAMAYDRYVAICKPLHYTTIMSQRRCIWLVMISWTTGFVHSVSQLVMILELPFCGPRVVNSFFCDIPLVIQLACTDTYSLGILMNSESGVLGMICILLLISYTYILLTVRHYSKDGASKALSTCTAHITVVILFFGPCIFIYVWPLNITSVDKFLAVFYSVITPLLNPAIYTFRNKEMKVSLRRFKRQYVSSRWNL; from the coding sequence ATGGCTGAAGCAAATCATTCTGCAGTGTCTGAATTTGTGCTTTTGGGCCTTTGTGATTCATGGGaacttcagattttcttttttattttgatttttgtgcTCTACCTGGTAATTGTTATAGGTAATATCTTTATTATGGTTTTAGTTATCATTGACTCTCATCTGCATTCTCCTATGTACTTCCTGTTGGCCAATCTTTCTTTTGTTGATTTGTGGCTTTCCTCAGTCACTACGCCAAAGATGATCACAGACTTactcaaggaaaacaaaaccatctCCTTTGGGGGCTGCATGTGTCAAATCCTCTTTGTACATTTTGTTGGAGGGGGTGAGATGGTGCTTCTTGTGGCCATGGCCTATGACCGTTATGTAGCCATATGCAAGCCACTCCACTACACAACCATCATGAGCCAAAGAAGATGCATTTGGCTTGTAATGATCTCATGGACCACTGGATTTGTGCACTCTGTGAGTCAATTGGTTATGATTTTGGAGCTGCCTTTCTGTGGCCCTAGAGTAGTGAACAGTTTTTTCTGTGACATCCCATTAGTGATTCAGCTTGCCTGCACTGATACCTATTCCCTGGGAATACTGATGAATTCTGAAAGTGGTGTTCTTGGTATGATATGCATTCTCTTATTGATCTCCTATACTTACATCTTACTCACAGTCCGCCACTACTCCAAAGATGGGGCATCCAAGGCACTCTCCACTTGCACTGCTCATATCACGGTCGTGATATTATTCTTTGGTCCCTGCATCTTCATTTATGTGTGGCCACTTAACATAACATCAGTGGACAAATTTCTTGCTGTGTTTTACTCAGTCATCACACCTCTCTTGAATCCAGCTATTTATACAtttagaaacaaagaaatgaaagtttcCTTGAGAAGATTTAAAAGACAGTATGTGAGTTCTAGATGGAATTTGTAA